TAAGCCCCGACGGAAGGATCCTGGGCAAGATGGGACATTCCGAGCGCTGGCGCCCCGGGCTTTATCGGAACATACCGGGGAACAAGGACCAGGGGCTGTTCAAGGCGGGTGTGGAGTACTTCGGGTAATCCTATGAATTATATTCAGTGAATACTCTCTTTAATGAATCATAATCATCGAGAAATTTATCAGCATATTCTTTTGCCCATTTCTGCCATTCAATTGAAGAAGCATACTCATTGTCTTTATTTTTCTTAAAATTGCCAATTCCACTACTATTCGTGGTTCGCCAAAGGTACCAATAGTCATTTGGGTTTAATTCATCACAAGGTATAGATTTCTTGTTCACGATATGCTCAATTCTATCCTTCACGTTCTGATCTGTGGTTCCAGGTGAGACAGGCTGTAATCCTGTCCCTAAGCGATAATTACCATTATTCCAGTTAAACTCAACCACCCAATTATACTGTTCGGACATTGTAACGCAGAACCCATAATCATCACCTTCAATAGCACTTTGTTTGATTTCATTTACGTCTGTTTCGATTTTTAAGCCACGTTGTTGTAGCTCCTGCATCAGTTCTTGTAAAAACATTACATGACATCTCTTTTGTGATGCATTCAGTACATAGCGTGTCTGATTCGGTTCTATTGAACCCTCCTCGAAAACAGCACTTGCCGCTTCTCTTTCATTAAAGGAATCATTAACCATTTCTTCTATCATCTCCCTGTATAATCGTATATTGCAGCGGATATTGTCATTACCAAAAGCTTCAGGCGTATCATCACAAGTCTGCAACCACTTAATAATATGCTCTTTATAAGAACATGGCGTTATCGGTCCCGTATAATCTCCGATGGAATCAACTGATGGATCCCAGCCTAATGGAGTAAGATAGACAACGTGTATCGATTCTTCTTTATAGTTGTATTTCTCCCCTTTTAAAGTTTTTACATAGTTACTAATTTGAGCAGGCTGATCGCGGGCATCAACTTTGTTTTCGATTATTATTGCAGTCTTCTCATTCAATAATTCTATAAGAATATCTATATTATCTGTTTCTCTTGAAACTATGATCGATTTTGGATCTTTTAGTGAATAATTGGGGAATTCTTTAATTTGAAGACACCTAAATAGAAGTCTGACTCGTTCCAGACTGCCATCATAATTCGTATCTATAAGCTTAGCTATAATGTCTGAATGAAGAAGTTCTCTCCGGAGTACATTACTGGAAAGAAGTAAATTGAGATTATCATTTTTTAAGGTATATAGTTTTCCTGAGATATCGATTATTGTCTTCAATACAGACATAGATAATTCCTCACAAGAAATATTTTAATATGACCATAAAGCAACTTCCTCTGAATATGCTGTCAATAATCTTCATCAACTTTCAACTTGGATTATTCAAAGACATTCAGTATTGGTGCACCATCCTTTAGAAATCTCATTAATTATTGCTCTGTCTCGGTCGAACTGAATCTTCCTCATTTTCTTGAGTTATAACATCGTTTCGGAGATCGAGATATATTCTGGATAAACCTATAGGGACTGATAAATATTTGGCAAGTAGATCAAGATATTTTCGGTTTATAATGTTTGAATTTGCGACTACGTACTTATCGTTGCTTTGCTTGTATAAGATTAAAACAAAGGAAATGAATTTTTCTTTTACAAATCTTTTTACATCCTGAATTCTTCTAATACTTTCAGGTTTTGAAAAAACCAAGAAATATGATTTTCTATCATAAATGGCCCCTCCTGCTTTAGTTATCCTATGAAAATGACAAGGCTGGAAATTCCCGGTTCTTAACCTATGAACATCAAGAGCACACATAGCAGACAATAAGTCCATCATAATCGCATCTGCGGATTGATTTATGCTAATAACCAGGCATGGAATTTTCTTCGTTATTGATAATCTCTTTAAAAATTCCATTGTTGGCAATTTCTTGTACAACATTTTCGATACATAATCATCCTTACATTCTTCTCGTCCGCATATATATTCAATTTTGCCATATGTCTCCTCGATATCAAATGCTGGATAATTAACTTCTTGAGAACGATTATGATATCTCTTTTCAATTAATTCCATACACTCAGTAAGAGCCTCGCTATACATTAAAATTCGATAAATTGTGGGAACACTGTCTGACATACATTTCTCCTTTATCAATTACTCTGTTAGCCCAGAGTGGGTATTTATAAACAAGGCTCTCGACCGATTTTTCCGGGCGTTTGTGCTGTTTTCACTACTGCTAAATGCCATGAAGAAAAGAGATTTTTATAAATTAAAGATACTCTACTCATGACGCTCCACTGCAACTGAAACAATGAAAATAGGCGGTCCGAAAGTGTGTAATGAGAATGGCGGATTGGTAGCGGCATCATATCCGATCCTGATCATTTTCAGCCAGGTCCGGAACACCAAATTAGTGAAGAGTAGTCATTCCAAAAAGCAAACCTTTCAATTAGCCGGGCATACATTTTCAATCAGACGCTTGGGTACGTGTAATCTGTATGCAAACTGCACTGTGCTAAAAGCCGGAATTCGGCAATGGATATTCCTCTTCAGCCAGCTACAATAAACCTGCCTTTACACAGCCGCCTTCAAACTCACCTTCTGCATCAGATACACCCCAGCGTATACAGCCAGACCCGCAGGGTAGAGCATGAAGCGCAGTTCATGGGCAATCCCGAATAATCCGGCAAAAAAACCGGGATTAAAGAGAATAAAGGAAGCCAAAAGCAGAACAGGGATTTCGTACCAGCGGTTCTGCCGCAGAAACCAGCCCTGCACGGCATTGGTAAAGGCGAAGGCCCCGAAGATCGCCATGACGAAGATCAGCATGGATACCGGCCAGCCCCGCACTCCCTGGAGTACCAGGTCGGGATTGAAGATGAACATGAAAGGGATCACCGCCGTCCGCAAGTCGTAGATAAAGCCCTGAATACCCGTTTTTATGGCGTCGGACCCGGCAATGGCGGCGGCGGTATATGCCGCAAGACCCACCGGCGGGGTATCGTCGGCGAGAATCCCGAAGTAGAAGCAGAAGAGGTGGGCGGCGATGGCGGGGATAATGATTCCCATGCCGCCCCCCAGCTGGAGAATGATCGGTACGGTAATGGAGGCCATAACGATGTAGGTGGCGGTTGTGGGCAG
This genomic window from Marispirochaeta aestuarii contains:
- a CDS encoding PD-(D/E)XK nuclease family protein is translated as MSVLKTIIDISGKLYTLKNDNLNLLLSSNVLRRELLHSDIIAKLIDTNYDGSLERVRLLFRCLQIKEFPNYSLKDPKSIIVSRETDNIDILIELLNEKTAIIIENKVDARDQPAQISNYVKTLKGEKYNYKEESIHVVYLTPLGWDPSVDSIGDYTGPITPCSYKEHIIKWLQTCDDTPEAFGNDNIRCNIRLYREMIEEMVNDSFNEREAASAVFEEGSIEPNQTRYVLNASQKRCHVMFLQELMQELQQRGLKIETDVNEIKQSAIEGDDYGFCVTMSEQYNWVVEFNWNNGNYRLGTGLQPVSPGTTDQNVKDRIEHIVNKKSIPCDELNPNDYWYLWRTTNSSGIGNFKKNKDNEYASSIEWQKWAKEYADKFLDDYDSLKRVFTEYNS
- a CDS encoding DnaB-like helicase C-terminal domain-containing protein, encoding MSDSVPTIYRILMYSEALTECMELIEKRYHNRSQEVNYPAFDIEETYGKIEYICGREECKDDYVSKMLYKKLPTMEFLKRLSITKKIPCLVISINQSADAIMMDLLSAMCALDVHRLRTGNFQPCHFHRITKAGGAIYDRKSYFLVFSKPESIRRIQDVKRFVKEKFISFVLILYKQSNDKYVVANSNIINRKYLDLLAKYLSVPIGLSRIYLDLRNDVITQENEEDSVRPRQSNN